The Leishmania braziliensis MHOM/BR/75/M2904 complete genome, chromosome 25 genome includes a region encoding these proteins:
- a CDS encoding putative protein kinase has product MSFSNVQVESAPGWSVDSIELGSLIFQGAESKVYHCNFYGAPALCKHRFVKRYRNPSLDKRLRSQRTRREARALERCVKKGIRAPRLLGADYINTFLIMSYEAGPTVKEALDIEHATFTQQTLQGKSSSAQQQQQQLTPSPSVLVNAAPSPVTAALLQSIGVVVAQLHNANIVHGDLTTSNFICTCDGFAVVTRSTDGATSPMSSAPVLPTAEDIVVLDFGLISDKCSAVERAVDLYVLERAIVSTHPYLSAFASDVILEGYRSAADPKKGEEALRRLEAVRARGRKRSMVG; this is encoded by the coding sequence ATGTCATTCAGCAACGTGCAGGTAGAGTCGGCGCCAGGGTGGAGCGTGGACTCCATCGAACTGGGCAGCCTCATCTTCCAAGGTGCGGAGTCGAAGGTGTACCACTGCAATTTCTACGGCGCACCAGCTTTATGCAAGCACCGCTTTGTAAAGCGGTACCGGAACCCAAGCCTCGATAAGCGTCTACGTTCCCAACGTACGCGTCGAGAGGCGCGCGCTCTGGAGCGCTGTGTAAAGAAGGGCATCCGTGCACCGCGTCTGCTGGGTGCCGACTACATCAATACGTTTCTTATCATGTCCTACGAGGCTGGCCCGACCGTGAAAGAGGCGCTCGACATCGAGCATGCCACCTTTACGCAGCAGACATTGCAGGGTAAGAGCTcttctgcgcagcagcagcagcagcagctcacgCCGTCGCCATCGGTGTTGGTCAACGCTGCCCCGTCGCCGGTGACTGCGGCCCTACTGCAAAGCATTGGCGTTGTGGTGGCGCAGTTGCACAACGCGAACATCGTCCACGGCGACCTCACCACCTCTAACTTCATCTGCACATGCGACGGGTTTGCGGTGGTGACACGGAGCACGGACGGGGCAACTTCCCCGATGTCGAGTGCACCGGTGTTGCCAACGGCGGAGGACATTGTTGTTCTCGACTTTGGGCTTATCTCGGACAAGTGCAGCGCGGTGGAGCGCGCAGTGGATCTATACGTGCTGGAGCGCGCCATCGTGTCAACCCACCCGTACCTCTCCGCCTTTGCCAGTGACGTTATTCTTGAAGGCTatcgcagcgccgccgacccgaaaaagggagaagaggcgctgcgccgatTGGAGgcagtgcgcgcgcgcgggcGGAAGCGCTCCATGGTCGGCTAA
- a CDS encoding cyclophilin a, translating into MSYKPHYPTVSSNPKVWMDIEIGGQSAGRVTMELFADAVPKTAENFRALCTGEKGFGYSGCPFHRVIPEFMCQGGDFTAGNGTGGKSIYGNKFNDESFAGKAGKHFGPGTLSMANAGPNTNGSQFFLCTAPTSWLDGKHVVFGQVLEGYEVVKAMEGVGSRSGSTSKPVRVSACGQL; encoded by the coding sequence ATGTCCTACAAGCCGCACTACCCCACCGTCTCCTCCAACCCCAAGGTTTGGATGGACATCGAAATCGGTGGGCAGTCCGCTGGCCGCGTGACTATGGAGCTCTTCGCCGACGCCGTCCCCAAGACGGCCGAAAACTTCCGCGCGCTGTGCACCGGTGAGAAGGGCTTCGGCTACTCTGGCTGCCCGTTTCACCGTGTGATCCCAGAGTTCATGTGCCAGGGTGGCGACTTTACTGCTGGTAACGGCACTGGCGGCAAGTCCATCTACGGTAATAAATTTAATGATGAATCCTTCGCTGGCAAGGCCGGCAAACACTTCGGCCCGGGAACGCTGTCGATGGCCAATGCCGGTCCCAACACGAACGGCTCTCAGTTCTTCCTGTGCACGGCGCCCACGAGCTGGCTGGACGGCAAGCACGTTGTCTTTGGCCAGGTCTTGGAAGGCTACGAAGTCGTCAAGGCGATGGAGGGCgtcggcagccgcagcggctccaCCTCCAAGCCCGTGCGCGTATCCGCTTGCGGCCAGCTATAA